The genomic interval AATACCTTCGAGCTTGTGATTACGGTAATAAAGAAGTGTCTGATGAAGCTGACTTCTGGAACTTTGGTCCGTTGCTAATTTCCCCTAAAAATCAGGTTAACTTTCTTATCAATGCCTATGAAAGTAACCTGCCGTTTTCAAAGCGGAATTTAGCAATTCTAAAGAGGGTAATGGTCACTGAAAAAACTGATGATTATACCATCTATTCCAAAACCGGATGGGGAAAACGGAATGGAAAAGACATCGGTTGGTGGGTTGGATATGTGGAGCGGAATAAAAATATTTACTTTTTTGCAACACGAATAGTTAAAAACCAAAATGACAAGAGTAAAAATTTCCAAGCATGCCGTATCGAAATCACAAAACAGATATTGAAAGGATTGGGGTTTATTGAATAATCATCGCGATGAACTGATAGCAATGGATTCTATCCATGGCAGAAAGTATAAAATGAAAGATCCCCAAACGGGGAGAATGGGGATCTTTGCTAACCAATTATAAACCTAAATTATGCTATCACAAACATAGCACTATCGGGATGAAAACGTGTAATGAGACTGTCATATGATACTACCTACAAACGACATGACCCTATCCGTGTTTACTGATATGGTATCTGGGTAATATTCTACCTAAGTGCCAATTTGAAGTTTATATCCTTTGCCACGCACAACGACGATTTGGACGCTCGGATCAAATTCCAGCTTTTTTCTAAGTTTTGATATGAATATATCCAGGCTGCGCCCGACAATAACACCTTTATCTTCCCATATCTCTTTTTGTAGCCGGCTTCTTTCTATAGTCTCATTAGGAGACAACGCGAAAATGAGCAGCAAACGGGTTTCAGTTCTAGTCAGATCTATGTTCACTTTGTTTATTGTCAATTGTCATTCCTGCGCAGCAAACAAGACCGAGCCAAAAGTGAATATGCGGGAAAGCGGCTGAAGTGAGGAACGAGCGAAGCGGCTATCCCGCTCAATTTCAAAAAGCTATATTTGAATATGGAGAGACGTTCAAAAATCCTATATCACGTTGACGTGCTGAAAACCATACGGCAATGGTCTGAAGAAGCTAAAGGCACAATGCAAAAAATTGGATCGCCTTTAAATAATATCAAAGCTGAGCTAAGTCCCCACAAGAAAGCTTTTAAGGTAGAGTTTGAAAATACTTATCGGTCGGGCAAAAGGCTGGATGTCGGGCAAAAACACAAAAAAATTCTGTTTAAGACATCGGATACAGAACTGGTATTTTGAATATGTCTGGTTGTTGCAATACAGTCCGCCCAGTATCAGAGGTGATGTTGACTTTTTTTATACTAAGGGTTATTCCAAAAAAAGAGATTATTATTATCGGTTGGTTATTCCGCTTAAATACAAATTGGATTTTCACTATCAAGTTGATGAAATTGCTTACACAAGCGATCTATTGGAATGGTCACGCTCTGCTACAAAGGCGATGATAGATGGAGATGAATTTATTGCCTACACTTTTACCAATGAAGGTCGTGATCAGCATTATTTTGCTATAGAATGCGAAGTAAAAATGAATTATGAGACGTTCAGTGATAAAGCGTTTGCCTTGAAGAATGCTCTGGGCTATCTAACCGGTTATCTAGCTGGCGATGGTGGATATTTCTTTGCCTACAGGAAAAAAGAAATGAAAGAAATCAACGATTATTATTATTGTTCATTTCGTAGCACCATCAAGAGCGGTTATAGTCCAATACATACAAATCCTTACAGCTTGTTACATGATAAAAGTACCGTTGCTGAACGGCTTTATGAAAAAAGAATGTTACGGACTGTTAGCTTTGAAGAATTGTCCAACCTGACGAATAAGTTATATCAATCTTTGGACCTTACTGCTGCAATTATACTATTACTGGAATCAAGTGTCGCTTCACTGTTATTTATGCCAGGTGGTTATGCTATCGTTCTAGAAACATTGTCTGACCTAATTATAGGAGATGACAAACTTAAACTGGCGCCAATCAAGGATAAACCAAAAGCCAAACTGCTACGAAAACAGTTACTAAAAGTTCTTGATGAATTTGACTGCCTACCCGATGATGATTTAGCCGTATTAAAAGTAAGAATAGAACAAATCAATCAAGTTACCAACGGTGAACGTCTAAAAGCACCATTTAAAGAATTGGGAATTACATTGCTGGAAAGAGATATGGAAGTTCTAAGATCACGTAATGATTTTTTACATGGCAGAATACCGGATATTTCCAAAACTGTTGCCGTTCCTGGTTTGGAAGAAAAAAATAGAGATTTGTTTTATCTAAATACAATCGAAGAGAAAACGGCTCAAATGCCGTCATACTACTATAAATAGCAAATACTATTTTTATATTTCATTTTTTTGTATTATTCTTATATGCTATATTTTATTAACGACTTTCATATTTACTAAATATTTAACGTGTATAATACTAAATACGGACGTTATGATGGCGACTCCTGGGAAGCAATAATGCAGATTTGCTTTAGGCTCAAATATGAGTCTGAACACTACCAATCTATACCAGCATCATCAGGTGACTGTGGTATTGAAGGATTTACTAAACAGGGCAAAGTTTTTCAATGTTACTGCCCTGACAACAATCTTTCCTCGAAAGATTTGTATGAAAAGCAGCGGGATAAAATTACGACTGATTTAAACAAGTTAAATCTCTACAAGAAAAAACTTGGAAAATTCCTTAATGGTGTCTTGATTAAAGAGTGGATTTTTGTTACTCCTGAGAGCAGGATGAATGATTTGGTGCTTCATTGTAACACTAAAACTGAAGAAATAAAAAATCTAAACCTTCCTTTTATCGATCCGGATTTTAAAGTCATTATTCATGACATAGATAATTTTGCTAAAGAAATTCCGGTGGCTTTAAATGCCGAAGGTCAAAAGCTGTTTATTGACAAAAAGAAACTTGAGGATGGTAGTATTATTAAATGGAAAGACCAAGAAATTGATCTAGTCGCAAATGCGATCAGGAAACATTCGAAAAGGTTTGTTCAAGGGGCTGCTGGAGTAGATCAAAAGGTAAATAAGCTGACTGATGCTACTATAGAAAGTTTTTTAGATCAGAATACCATCTTATCAAGATGGCAACAGCTACATCCAGACGATTATGAAAAGTTCTTAATTCTATTATCTCAAATTGAAAAAGAGGTAGAGGAACTTTGCATGTTTCCGGCAGACGACAACAATCAATTGTATAAATCATTAAGGAAGCTAGTTAAAGAAAAATTAACTGCCAATTTTAGCTATCTAAATGAAATGACAATTGATAATTTGACAAATGGTGCAATTGCAGATTGGCTATTGCGTTGCCCGTTAGACTTTGAATAATGGCGACAAGTTTTATTAGACACCTAAGCTTTACCAAACGTAATATTGCTATCCCTGCAGACTACAGGCCTCTATACAAAATTGGTCATGTAATTTTGGTTTTATTTTTAGCCTGCCGTTCCAACAAAGCCTCTTTGATGAAGTTACATTTTTTATGTTGGGCTATCAAAAGCCAAAGGAATTTATTGCAGGTGCAACAATGGATAAATAACGATTTTAAAAGCGACTTTCATAT from Pedobacter indicus carries:
- a CDS encoding penicillin-binding transpeptidase domain-containing protein, with product MKQIFLFTLIFFLPIIAICQIDIQKPFHDCGFAGSITIFDYNQNRWVLNDSTDSELEEVPASTFKIINLLIALETGVIKDENDMVKWVGTIDTAVYGYRPSTYKDMTVKEAFEVSAGWVFIELAKKVGKERYLEYLRACDYGNKEVSDEADFWNFGPLLISPKNQVNFLINAYESNLPFSKRNLAILKRVMVTEKTDDYTIYSKTGWGKRNGKDIGWWVGYVERNKNIYFFATRIVKNQNDKSKNFQACRIEITKQILKGLGFIE
- a CDS encoding winged helix-turn-helix domain-containing protein, which translates into the protein MNIDLTRTETRLLLIFALSPNETIERSRLQKEIWEDKGVIVGRSLDIFISKLRKKLEFDPSVQIVVVRGKGYKLQIGT